One Nitrosopumilus piranensis genomic region harbors:
- a CDS encoding fumarylacetoacetate hydrolase family protein, whose product MKIARLSHENNETYGFVKEDKVATKDEITYLTGVPIPHNVKDFLFDGWFDEIKNKIQDLPYKENLSKFKLLPPIPNPNKIICLAFNYVDHAKEQGLTAPEDPAIVIKPRTALRGNDSYIECPDFVTQLDYEVELALIIGKNCKNVSVEEASKVIFGYMVFNDVSARDIQFKDKQFTRGKSFDSFAPCGPWITTVDEIQDVQNLKLTTKINGELRQNSSTSNMFIKIPEIISKISKVMTLEKGDIISTGTPAGVMLNKPNAVFLKDGDKVEMEIEGLGVLNNTIKVVKSV is encoded by the coding sequence ATGAAAATAGCACGATTGTCACATGAAAATAATGAGACATATGGATTTGTGAAAGAGGATAAAGTTGCAACAAAAGATGAGATAACTTACCTTACTGGGGTTCCAATTCCACATAACGTCAAAGATTTTCTTTTTGATGGATGGTTTGATGAAATTAAAAATAAAATTCAAGATTTACCGTATAAAGAAAACCTATCCAAATTCAAATTGCTACCACCAATTCCAAATCCAAATAAAATAATTTGTTTGGCCTTCAATTATGTAGATCATGCTAAAGAACAGGGATTAACTGCGCCTGAAGATCCTGCAATTGTCATAAAACCAAGAACCGCTCTTAGGGGAAATGACTCCTATATTGAATGCCCAGATTTTGTAACACAGCTAGATTATGAGGTAGAATTAGCATTGATAATTGGAAAAAATTGTAAAAATGTAAGTGTAGAAGAGGCATCAAAGGTAATTTTTGGATACATGGTATTCAATGATGTCTCAGCTAGAGATATTCAGTTTAAAGATAAGCAGTTCACAAGAGGAAAGAGTTTTGATTCGTTTGCACCATGTGGACCATGGATTACAACTGTTGATGAGATTCAAGATGTTCAAAATCTAAAACTAACAACAAAAATCAATGGGGAACTAAGACAAAATTCTTCTACAAGCAATATGTTCATAAAGATACCAGAAATAATTTCAAAGATTTCTAAAGTAATGACATTAGAAAAAGGAGATATAATCTCTACAGGTACCCCCGCGGGAGTAATGCTAAACAAACCAAATGCAGTATTTCTAAAAGATGGAGATAAGGTTGAGATGGAAATTGAGGGTTTAGGGGTTTTAAACAATACAATAAAAGTTGTAAAATCAGTCTAG
- a CDS encoding glutamate--tRNA ligase — MDEEIRKEIRKMALQNAFEHGGQTQDKIILGKILGTKPEFRTKVKEISEDISEIVASVNQLSLDKQQKEMEKNFPEALAPKEKIEEREGLPELKDAVQGKVITRFPPEPNGYPHIGHAKAAIINSEYAKMYGGKFILRMDDTNPEAERMEYHAAIKVGLEWLGIKFDQVKNTSDDMELFYEKGIELINSGKAYVCTCKREDISKNRRERKACKCSMEDIEKNNKNWEKMENKFKPGEAIVRFRGDMKADNAVMRDPVLLRIIDEKHYTVGDKYRIWPSYDFAVAIEDSIDGVTHAFRSKEFELRKELIDAILDALDMRKPQQGFFSRLEFKGMPISKRIIKPLIEEGKVSWYDDPRLPTLEALRRRGIKPEAIRKFIMSLGLTKANTLAPFDALEAFNRKFVDADSIRLFMVKNAKKLKIKNLPISAIEIPNHPINDMGKRKIEITEDFYISGDDAQTINEQASIRLLGLGNVLITKISDEFEGEFVGEGDSSNIPKIQWVPQKTAHEIKMVIPKILFNGEEFNENSLEELDVYTEPHYLQLKEGEEIQFVRFGYCRKDSQNQAIFTHK; from the coding sequence ATGGATGAAGAAATTAGAAAAGAAATTAGAAAAATGGCGCTCCAAAATGCCTTTGAACACGGAGGTCAAACTCAAGATAAAATAATTTTGGGAAAAATTCTTGGAACAAAACCAGAGTTTAGAACAAAAGTAAAAGAAATCTCAGAAGACATATCAGAGATTGTTGCATCTGTGAATCAATTATCATTAGATAAGCAACAAAAAGAAATGGAAAAAAATTTTCCAGAAGCATTAGCTCCTAAAGAAAAAATAGAAGAAAGGGAAGGATTACCAGAATTAAAAGATGCAGTACAAGGAAAAGTTATTACGCGATTTCCTCCAGAACCAAATGGCTATCCACATATTGGACACGCAAAAGCTGCAATAATTAATTCAGAATATGCAAAGATGTACGGAGGGAAATTCATTCTTAGAATGGATGATACAAATCCAGAAGCTGAGAGAATGGAATATCATGCAGCAATAAAGGTAGGATTAGAATGGCTTGGAATAAAATTTGATCAAGTAAAAAATACTTCAGATGATATGGAATTATTTTATGAAAAAGGAATTGAGTTGATTAATTCTGGAAAAGCATATGTCTGTACTTGTAAAAGAGAAGACATCAGTAAAAACAGAAGAGAAAGAAAAGCTTGTAAATGTAGTATGGAAGATATTGAGAAGAATAATAAAAATTGGGAAAAGATGGAAAATAAATTCAAACCTGGAGAAGCTATAGTAAGATTCCGAGGAGATATGAAAGCAGATAATGCAGTTATGAGAGATCCTGTGCTGTTACGAATTATCGATGAAAAACATTACACAGTAGGGGACAAATACAGAATTTGGCCTAGTTATGATTTTGCAGTAGCAATTGAAGATAGCATTGATGGTGTTACACATGCTTTTCGTTCAAAAGAATTTGAATTAAGAAAAGAGCTAATTGATGCTATTTTAGATGCTTTAGACATGAGAAAACCACAACAAGGCTTTTTTTCCAGGCTCGAATTCAAAGGAATGCCCATATCAAAGAGGATAATCAAGCCTTTGATTGAAGAAGGAAAAGTTTCATGGTATGACGATCCTAGACTACCAACCTTAGAAGCACTAAGAAGAAGAGGAATCAAACCAGAAGCGATTAGAAAATTTATCATGTCTTTAGGACTAACTAAAGCAAATACACTTGCACCATTTGATGCTCTTGAAGCATTTAATCGAAAATTTGTAGACGCAGACAGCATTAGACTGTTTATGGTAAAAAATGCCAAGAAATTAAAAATAAAAAATTTACCAATTTCAGCAATTGAGATTCCTAATCATCCAATAAATGATATGGGTAAAAGAAAAATCGAAATTACTGAAGATTTTTACATTTCGGGAGATGATGCACAGACAATTAACGAGCAGGCATCGATTAGACTTTTAGGATTAGGTAATGTTTTGATCACAAAAATAAGTGATGAATTTGAAGGGGAATTTGTTGGAGAAGGTGATTCATCTAACATACCAAAAATTCAATGGGTTCCTCAAAAAACAGCTCATGAAATTAAAATGGTTATTCCAAAAATTTTGTTTAATGGTGAAGAGTTCAATGAAAATAGTTTAGAGGAATTAGACGTTTATACAGAACCTCATTATCTACAATTAAAAGAAGGAGAAGAGATTCAGTTTGTTAGATTTGGATATTGTAGAAAAGATTCACAAAATCAAGCAATTTTTACACACAAGTGA
- a CDS encoding polyprenyl synthetase family protein, with protein MQKTKQIEKNAKIVNKFLKSKLKGNPKKLYDAAGHLIIHGGKRLRPYMVIRSCQILGGKVSDAMPAASAVEMVHNFTLVHDDIMDNDEMRHGVPTTHRKYGMPIAILAGDVLFSKAYQVISDTKLSPTATTHIISRLAKACVDVCEGQLLDVKMAEEKKIPTQSQYITMIGKKTAALFDVSCSMGAICATSKDKDISNLSSFGRNLGIAFQITDDLIGVMGDPKITKKPVGNDLREGKKSLPILMAIKLAKGKDKKIILKAFGNSKISRNDLSKAVEVIRSLGIEESVRKQALKYAEKAEKSLSKYSGSAKNELIALLDFVVKRSV; from the coding sequence ATGCAAAAAACTAAGCAAATTGAAAAAAATGCAAAAATTGTAAACAAATTTCTTAAATCAAAATTAAAAGGAAATCCAAAAAAACTCTATGATGCTGCAGGTCATCTAATTATTCACGGTGGAAAAAGACTCAGACCATACATGGTAATTAGAAGTTGCCAAATTTTAGGTGGGAAAGTAAGTGATGCAATGCCAGCTGCTAGTGCAGTAGAAATGGTTCATAATTTTACTTTAGTCCATGATGACATAATGGACAATGATGAAATGCGTCATGGAGTTCCAACAACACATAGAAAATATGGAATGCCAATTGCAATTCTTGCAGGAGATGTATTATTTTCAAAAGCATATCAGGTAATTTCTGATACAAAATTATCACCTACTGCAACAACACATATTATTTCAAGACTTGCAAAAGCATGTGTTGATGTTTGTGAAGGACAACTGCTAGATGTGAAAATGGCCGAAGAGAAGAAAATCCCAACACAGTCACAATACATTACAATGATTGGAAAGAAAACAGCAGCACTTTTTGATGTCTCGTGTTCAATGGGAGCAATATGTGCAACAAGTAAAGATAAAGATATTTCAAATCTTTCTTCATTTGGAAGGAATTTGGGAATCGCATTTCAAATTACTGATGATCTGATTGGGGTAATGGGAGATCCAAAAATTACTAAAAAACCAGTAGGAAATGATCTAAGGGAAGGCAAAAAATCGCTTCCAATCTTAATGGCAATAAAGCTTGCAAAAGGTAAAGATAAAAAAATTATTTTAAAGGCATTTGGAAATTCTAAAATTTCAAGAAATGATCTCAGTAAGGCAGTAGAGGTAATTCGTTCTCTTGGAATTGAGGAAAGTGTTCGAAAACAGGCACTAAAATACGCTGAAAAAGCTGAAAAATCGCTATCAAAATACTCTGGTTCGGCAAAAAATGAACTTATTGCACTATTAGATTTCGTAGTTAAGAGAAGTGTCTAG
- the idi gene encoding isopentenyl-diphosphate Delta-isomerase → MAEEFVILVDENDNPIGKEEKVKCHLPKGKLHRAFTALLFDDEGRLVLTRRAKEKMLWPGDWDGTFASHPRESETYVSSGERRMPEELGIEGKLDYLHKFEYHVPYKDVGSENEICGTLIAIIDKSTELKKIEGEIDEIKWISSTELLSEIKKNPQIYCPWMLIALELLDKSDKSMLEKHANILSTWMTSDVHEGLQSAIKTHLPQEKWRLVNAKN, encoded by the coding sequence ATGGCTGAAGAATTTGTTATCTTAGTTGATGAAAACGATAATCCAATTGGAAAAGAAGAGAAAGTAAAATGTCATTTACCAAAGGGAAAACTACACAGAGCATTTACTGCATTACTATTTGATGATGAAGGAAGATTGGTTCTTACAAGAAGAGCGAAGGAAAAAATGTTATGGCCAGGAGATTGGGATGGAACATTTGCAAGTCATCCTAGAGAATCTGAAACATATGTCTCATCTGGAGAGAGAAGAATGCCAGAAGAATTAGGAATTGAAGGTAAATTAGATTATTTACACAAATTTGAGTATCATGTACCCTACAAGGATGTAGGTTCAGAAAATGAAATCTGTGGAACCCTGATTGCAATTATTGATAAATCCACTGAATTAAAAAAAATTGAAGGAGAGATAGATGAAATAAAATGGATTTCATCTACTGAATTACTCTCGGAAATTAAGAAAAACCCTCAGATTTATTGTCCATGGATGCTAATCGCATTAGAGTTACTTGACAAATCGGATAAATCCATGCTAGAAAAGCATGCAAATATTTTATCTACATGGATGACTAGTGATGTTCATGAGGGGTTGCAAAGTGCAATCAAAACTCATTTGCCACAAGAAAAATGGAGATTAGTAAATGCAAAAAACTAA
- a CDS encoding isopentenyl phosphate kinase yields MILIKLGGSIITNKEKPLSPRKKTIDNLAKNLKKIKEPIVIVHGGGSYGHYWSVKYDMHTKEKKYDLKGVAIVKNSMIELNKIILDSFLKNKLNPYCLPPTDFMTGNKPIIKKVREIEKIAKSGLIPVTFGDALWYGQNKTFILSGDKIMTHLAKTLKPKICIFALNEDGVYSDLKSKKLIHELKGEHPSISENKMDVTGGMTRKIQEASKISKMGMNVFFVNGNKPKRIVKAVKNRKFEGTLFRGK; encoded by the coding sequence ATGATTCTCATAAAATTAGGCGGTTCAATTATCACAAATAAAGAAAAACCACTATCACCAAGAAAAAAAACAATAGATAATCTTGCAAAGAACCTAAAAAAAATCAAAGAACCCATAGTGATTGTTCATGGAGGAGGATCCTATGGGCATTATTGGTCTGTAAAATATGATATGCACACTAAAGAAAAGAAATACGATTTGAAAGGAGTTGCAATTGTAAAAAACTCCATGATAGAACTAAACAAAATAATTTTAGATTCATTTTTAAAAAATAAATTAAATCCATATTGTCTTCCACCTACTGATTTTATGACAGGAAACAAACCTATTATAAAAAAGGTAAGAGAGATTGAAAAAATTGCAAAATCAGGCTTGATTCCAGTGACTTTTGGGGATGCATTATGGTATGGCCAAAACAAGACATTCATTTTATCAGGAGATAAAATAATGACACATCTTGCAAAAACTCTAAAACCTAAGATTTGTATTTTTGCATTAAATGAAGACGGAGTGTATTCAGATCTAAAATCTAAGAAATTAATTCATGAATTAAAAGGAGAACACCCATCAATTTCAGAAAATAAGATGGACGTAACAGGCGGAATGACTAGAAAGATACAAGAAGCATCCAAGATTTCAAAAATGGGAATGAATGTATTTTTTGTTAACGGGAACAAACCTAAAAGAATAGTGAAAGCGGTTAAAAATAGGAAATTTGAAGGGACATTGTTTAGAGGAAAATAA
- the mvk gene encoding mevalonate kinase, producing MKSKASAPGKVILFGEHFVVYGVKAILCAIDKRITVTAEKISERKIFIKSNIGELEIQPNKLISEINSPLKPFYYLANKIIQNKNFGLKINVDSEIPLGVGLGSSSACCVAGAAAISKLVGDISKEEILKLAIEAEKTIFENTSGADCTVCTFGGLMEYDKKNGFSKIESEPNFHLVIVNSNVEHSTESVVGEVKKYKENNKEKFSKLCEDESVLVENVLEMLKENNVKGLGQKIIQNQKFLETIGISNNKLRDMIQIGNKSSFGAKITGAGGGGCIFALTDESNLEDTIKKFKEKKYECFSVKIDFKGLDTF from the coding sequence TTGAAATCTAAAGCATCTGCTCCAGGCAAAGTCATTCTTTTTGGAGAACATTTTGTAGTTTACGGAGTTAAAGCAATTCTTTGTGCAATTGATAAACGAATCACAGTTACTGCTGAAAAAATTAGTGAAAGAAAGATTTTCATAAAATCTAACATAGGAGAACTTGAAATACAACCAAACAAATTAATTTCAGAAATTAATTCTCCGCTAAAGCCATTTTATTATTTGGCAAATAAAATAATTCAAAATAAAAATTTTGGACTCAAAATTAATGTTGACTCAGAAATTCCATTAGGTGTAGGTTTAGGTTCATCATCTGCATGTTGTGTAGCAGGGGCTGCAGCAATTTCAAAATTGGTTGGAGATATCTCAAAAGAGGAAATTCTAAAACTTGCAATAGAGGCTGAAAAAACAATTTTTGAAAATACATCTGGTGCAGACTGTACTGTATGCACTTTTGGAGGCTTGATGGAATATGACAAGAAAAATGGATTCTCCAAAATAGAGTCTGAACCTAATTTTCATCTAGTTATTGTAAATTCAAATGTAGAACACTCAACAGAAAGTGTTGTTGGAGAAGTAAAAAAATACAAAGAGAATAACAAAGAAAAATTTTCAAAATTGTGTGAAGATGAATCAGTTCTTGTTGAAAATGTTTTAGAAATGTTAAAAGAAAATAATGTCAAAGGGTTAGGTCAAAAAATAATTCAAAATCAAAAATTTCTAGAGACAATTGGAATTTCAAACAATAAACTCAGAGATATGATTCAAATTGGAAATAAATCATCATTTGGGGCAAAAATTACAGGAGCAGGTGGAGGTGGATGTATTTTTGCACTTACAGATGAATCAAACTTAGAAGATACCATAAAAAAGTTCAAAGAAAAAAAATACGAATGTTTTTCTGTGAAGATTGATTTCAAAGGACTGGATACTTTTTAA
- the rpsB gene encoding 30S ribosomal protein S2, producing MSQQAETTDIKKKILSTGIRVGTQVKTKFMRPFITKASPEGLYMLDLDITLEKIKTAAKFINRLGVENLIVCSGRQYAETPIEKFCDILGSKKLLGRFMPGTLTNPSLPYYIEPKLVLISDPQVDEQAITEATNAGIPVIGIANTDNITSNLDVIIPANNRGRKALATVYWLLVRQILIEKGDLKEDDPMKMEIDDFETKITEEEIE from the coding sequence ATGAGCCAACAAGCAGAAACAACAGACATCAAGAAGAAGATCCTATCTACAGGAATTAGGGTAGGAACTCAAGTTAAGACAAAATTCATGAGACCATTCATCACAAAAGCTAGCCCAGAAGGACTCTACATGCTTGATTTAGATATCACATTAGAGAAGATCAAAACTGCAGCCAAATTCATCAACAGATTAGGTGTAGAAAATCTCATTGTTTGTTCAGGTAGACAATATGCAGAAACCCCGATTGAAAAATTCTGTGACATATTAGGTTCAAAGAAATTGCTTGGAAGATTCATGCCAGGAACACTAACTAATCCATCATTACCATATTACATAGAACCAAAATTAGTATTGATTTCAGATCCTCAAGTTGATGAACAGGCAATTACTGAAGCAACTAATGCAGGCATTCCTGTAATAGGAATTGCAAATACAGATAACATTACATCAAATCTTGATGTAATTATTCCTGCAAACAATAGAGGAAGAAAAGCATTAGCTACAGTTTACTGGTTGCTGGTACGTCAAATCCTCATTGAAAAGGGGGATCTTAAAGAAGACGATCCAATGAAGATGGAAATCGATGATTTTGAAACAAAGATTACCGAAGAGGAAATCGAATAA
- the eno gene encoding phosphopyruvate hydratase — protein sequence MAKITSIEGRILYNSRGSKTIEVDVKSDDKFLGRVCAPSGASVGKYEAVSFRNGKPEDSLQILKENSQKFIGLDSSDLKGIHDTLKSFDNSSNYSGIGGALAFAVTIASMESASKALEQPLFKTLSNESSFKFPFPLGNILGGGAHAGPGTPDIQEILICATGAKTIEEAIETNLAVHKELRSVLEKEDPHFTNGRGDEGGWAPKLENQKALEISAMACENLGFTLGKEVSLGVDFASSTQWNEEKSKYVYDRAGFENTSSEQIDFAADIIEKFKLIYAEDAVHEEAFEDMSELTAKFPNTLITGDDLTVTNKDILVKAIDMKSCNAAILKVNQAGSLFDALEFANLANENNIRLITSHRSGESTDSQISHIGLATKSKMLKVGVVGGERVAKLNELLRLSEHDLIRGMAEI from the coding sequence TTGGCTAAGATCACTTCAATTGAAGGACGTATTCTATACAATAGTAGAGGAAGTAAAACAATCGAAGTTGATGTTAAATCAGATGATAAATTTTTAGGAAGAGTTTGTGCTCCATCTGGTGCAAGTGTAGGAAAATACGAAGCAGTTAGTTTCCGTAATGGAAAGCCTGAAGATAGTCTACAGATTTTAAAAGAAAACTCTCAAAAATTTATTGGATTAGATTCATCAGACCTAAAAGGAATTCATGATACTCTGAAAAGTTTTGATAACTCATCTAATTATTCAGGAATTGGAGGTGCACTTGCTTTTGCAGTAACAATCGCATCTATGGAATCAGCATCAAAAGCACTTGAACAACCGCTGTTCAAGACACTATCAAATGAATCATCATTCAAATTTCCATTCCCATTAGGAAATATCTTAGGAGGTGGAGCACATGCAGGGCCAGGCACGCCAGACATACAAGAAATTTTGATTTGTGCAACAGGTGCTAAGACTATTGAAGAAGCAATTGAAACTAACTTAGCCGTACATAAAGAATTGCGAAGTGTTTTAGAAAAGGAAGATCCTCACTTTACTAACGGACGTGGTGATGAAGGGGGGTGGGCACCAAAGTTAGAAAATCAAAAGGCATTAGAAATTTCTGCAATGGCTTGTGAGAACTTGGGATTCACTTTAGGAAAAGAAGTGTCATTAGGAGTAGACTTTGCATCATCAACACAATGGAATGAAGAAAAATCAAAGTATGTGTATGATAGGGCAGGATTTGAAAATACATCATCTGAACAAATTGATTTTGCAGCAGATATTATTGAAAAATTCAAATTAATTTATGCAGAAGATGCAGTGCATGAAGAAGCATTTGAAGACATGTCAGAATTAACAGCTAAATTTCCAAATACCTTGATTACAGGAGATGATTTGACAGTTACAAATAAAGACATTCTTGTAAAAGCTATTGATATGAAATCATGTAATGCAGCAATTTTGAAAGTTAATCAAGCAGGAAGTCTTTTTGATGCTCTAGAATTTGCAAATCTCGCAAATGAAAATAATATAAGATTAATCACATCACATAGATCAGGCGAGTCGACTGATTCACAAATTTCTCATATTGGTCTTGCAACAAAGTCAAAAATGCTCAAAGTTGGCGTTGTAGGAGGAGAAAGAGTGGCAAAATTAAATGAATTATTACGCCTATCAGAGCATGATTTAATACGCGGTATGGCAGAGATTTAA
- a CDS encoding DNA-directed RNA polymerase subunit N, with translation MLIPVRCFTCGNLIADKFEDYQNKIKAGEDPEKTLDSVGVERYCCRRMLLTTVETIQQVIPFYEAIQRRKQEVQSELE, from the coding sequence ATGTTAATTCCTGTTAGATGTTTTACATGTGGAAATCTAATTGCTGATAAGTTTGAGGATTATCAAAATAAAATCAAAGCTGGAGAAGATCCAGAAAAAACTCTAGATTCTGTTGGAGTAGAGAGATATTGTTGTAGAAGAATGTTATTGACTACTGTTGAAACAATTCAGCAAGTAATTCCATTCTATGAAGCAATTCAGAGAAGAAAACAAGAAGTTCAATCTGAGTTAGAATAA
- a CDS encoding translin family protein produces MTLKNVKSSLNKISKTLADTQDSREFLLKNTREIIVLCSRAIIAVHKNDTKAGKDNLKKAELLLKKYKKKATGDLRRYMITPEQEFVEAACLIAVVEKKDIPSDKKLSIMPESYVLGLLDCIGELKRMVFDKIRTDEIEEATRIFEVMESLYLQLYTFSLYDKVVKEARRKIDVNRILVDDVRSAITEEKRRNELIKTLRKLEK; encoded by the coding sequence ATGACATTAAAAAATGTTAAATCATCATTGAATAAAATTTCAAAAACTTTGGCAGATACTCAAGATTCAAGAGAATTTTTATTAAAAAATACTAGAGAGATAATTGTTCTTTGCAGTAGAGCAATAATTGCAGTTCACAAAAACGACACAAAGGCAGGAAAAGATAATCTAAAAAAAGCAGAATTACTCTTAAAAAAATACAAGAAAAAAGCCACAGGAGATCTTAGAAGATACATGATTACTCCTGAACAAGAATTTGTAGAGGCTGCATGTCTAATTGCAGTTGTAGAAAAAAAAGACATTCCATCGGATAAAAAATTGTCAATAATGCCAGAATCGTACGTTCTAGGTTTGTTAGATTGTATAGGAGAGTTGAAGAGAATGGTATTTGATAAGATCAGAACTGATGAAATTGAAGAAGCTACAAGAATTTTTGAAGTAATGGAGAGTTTGTATCTTCAATTGTATACTTTTTCGTTGTATGATAAAGTTGTAAAAGAAGCTAGAAGAAAAATTGATGTAAATAGAATTTTAGTAGATGATGTCAGATCAGCAATTACTGAAGAAAAGAGACGAAATGAGTTGATCAAAACCCTACGAAAATTAGAGAAATAG
- a CDS encoding MBL fold metallo-hydrolase, translated as MNYWFTIVLIPIVLSLGITPALQTEMIPNAEAVKSKGNSLTEINSKKVCGDKLCSEIIDNKKEINKSTIMTSQKGLFPSTMDYTVTGPEINPEKGYAVIEIGDGLYWVTDGMYQIMFLTTGEGVILVDAPMGMGTKIQQAVSEVTSEKITHFIYTHIHKDHVGSASLLPQDTVYISHIDTAKHLAMKNDPQRPVPTVTFEDQYTLIVGDQVLELYYIGAFHSKGDIVISSPVHKVIMAVDLFHPNAAPFQFMGIARDMGEHLAAHDKLLAMDWEIIISGHEPILGTPEHLKFNKEFTLSVLDNAITAMQTTQPSANYFGDLANRCAELTLEQYPDLKDIELYPVENCVTMVFYAMID; from the coding sequence ATGAATTATTGGTTTACTATTGTGCTAATTCCTATTGTTTTATCCCTTGGAATAACTCCAGCCTTACAAACAGAGATGATTCCTAATGCTGAAGCAGTAAAATCTAAAGGAAATTCTTTGACAGAGATAAATTCAAAGAAGGTTTGTGGAGATAAACTATGTTCAGAAATTATTGATAATAAAAAAGAAATTAACAAATCTACAATAATGACTTCTCAAAAAGGATTATTCCCATCTACAATGGATTATACTGTAACTGGACCTGAAATTAATCCTGAAAAGGGATATGCTGTAATCGAAATTGGTGATGGTCTTTACTGGGTTACTGATGGAATGTATCAAATAATGTTTCTGACTACAGGCGAGGGTGTAATCTTAGTAGATGCCCCTATGGGAATGGGAACAAAAATTCAGCAAGCAGTATCTGAAGTAACTTCAGAAAAAATAACCCATTTCATTTACACGCATATTCACAAAGATCATGTTGGCTCGGCTAGCTTGCTTCCACAAGATACTGTATACATCTCCCACATTGACACTGCCAAACATCTTGCAATGAAAAATGATCCTCAAAGACCTGTTCCAACAGTTACTTTTGAAGATCAATACACTTTGATAGTTGGTGATCAAGTTCTGGAATTATACTATATTGGAGCATTTCACTCTAAAGGAGATATTGTGATTTCCTCTCCTGTACACAAAGTCATTATGGCAGTAGACTTGTTTCATCCAAACGCTGCTCCATTTCAATTCATGGGAATTGCAAGGGATATGGGTGAACATCTTGCAGCACATGACAAACTCTTAGCAATGGACTGGGAAATAATAATTTCAGGACATGAACCCATCTTGGGAACTCCTGAACATCTAAAATTCAATAAAGAATTTACTTTGTCAGTATTGGATAATGCAATTACTGCTATGCAAACTACTCAACCAAGTGCAAATTACTTTGGTGATTTGGCAAACAGATGTGCTGAATTAACTTTGGAACAATATCCCGATCTCAAAGACATTGAACTTTATCCAGTTGAAAATTGTGTCACTATGGTTTTTTATGCCATGATTGATTAA
- a CDS encoding NAD(P)H-hydrate epimerase encodes MEITVEQMYNIENKGHDMGFLKKFMMENAGAAAVRRLVEKFGNVESKNILIFVGMGNNGGDGLVMARHLAGYGAKVTVMLLGTPENIKTEESNWNWSILEKMPSVKLMTGGSTDFNFNPDIIVDGILGTGISGEIREPYASAINYINQTNCYKLAVDVPSGLDPQTGETANIYTKCDMTVTFHKMKQGIPKRKDLTGELFAEKIGIPPEAEEGIL; translated from the coding sequence ATGGAAATTACAGTTGAACAAATGTACAATATTGAAAATAAAGGTCATGATATGGGCTTTTTAAAAAAATTCATGATGGAAAATGCAGGTGCCGCTGCAGTAAGAAGACTGGTTGAAAAATTTGGAAATGTAGAATCAAAAAACATTCTGATTTTTGTGGGAATGGGAAATAATGGTGGTGATGGATTGGTAATGGCCAGACATCTTGCTGGATATGGGGCAAAAGTTACTGTTATGCTACTTGGAACTCCTGAAAATATCAAAACCGAAGAAAGTAATTGGAATTGGTCAATTTTGGAAAAAATGCCTTCTGTGAAATTAATGACTGGCGGTTCAACTGATTTTAATTTCAACCCAGACATAATTGTTGATGGAATTTTGGGAACTGGTATATCTGGAGAAATTAGAGAACCATATGCATCTGCAATTAACTACATCAATCAAACAAATTGTTACAAACTTGCAGTAGATGTGCCCTCTGGATTGGATCCGCAAACAGGTGAGACTGCTAATATTTACACAAAATGTGATATGACTGTCACATTTCATAAAATGAAACAAGGAATTCCAAAAAGAAAGGATTTGACTGGTGAACTATTTGCTGAAAAAATTGGAATCCCACCAGAAGCAGAGGAGGGAATACTATGA